A stretch of DNA from Halobacillus litoralis:
ACCTAGTTTACCAACTTCAGCCATCATGTCAGGAGTTGCTACTACGACATCAAACTCGAACCAACCTTGGTTGATCTTGTTGATTAGGTCTTGTTCACCTACGTAGTCAGCACCCGCTGCTTCTGCTTCTTTCGCTTTATCACCTTTAGCGAAAACAAGCACACGTTGAGATTTACCTGTACCGTGTGGAAGCACCATCGCGCCACGGATCTGTTGGTCCGCTTTCTTAGGATCTACACCTAGACGGAATGCTGCTTCGACAGTTTCGTCAAAGTTCGCTTTTGAAGTTTCTTTTACAAGCTTGATGGCTTCTTGCACATCATAAGCTTTTGTACGGTCAACAAGCTTCGCTAGATCTTGTTGCTTTTTTGATTTCTTAGCCATTATTAATTTCCTCCTCGTTGTGGTTTTAACGGATTTTCCTCCCACGAATAAAGGTTGCGAAAGAGTCACAAGCTCCATTTCCGCAACCTTTTCCTATCTCCCTTTGACGCTGTGGGATTAATCTTCGATCGTGATTCCCAT
This window harbors:
- the rplA gene encoding 50S ribosomal protein L1 translates to MAKKSKKQQDLAKLVDRTKAYDVQEAIKLVKETSKANFDETVEAAFRLGVDPKKADQQIRGAMVLPHGTGKSQRVLVFAKGDKAKEAEAAGADYVGEQDLINKINQGWFEFDVVVATPDMMAEVGKLGRVLGPKGLMPNPKTGTVTFEVEKAVNEIKAGKVEYRVDKAANIHVPIGKASFDENKLAENFAAITETLVKAKPQASKGTYMRNAAVSSTMGPGIKVDVSGYTK